In Primulina eburnea isolate SZY01 chromosome 14, ASM2296580v1, whole genome shotgun sequence, the following proteins share a genomic window:
- the LOC140813286 gene encoding 3-oxo-Delta(4,5)-steroid 5-beta-reductase-like, giving the protein MSWWWAGAIGAAKKKFDEDEPPPKHQSVALIIGVTGIVGNSLAEILPLADTPGGPWKVYGVARRPRPNWNDDNPINYIRCDVSDADDVQEKLGSLTDVTHVFYVTWADRSSEAENCEVNGRMLKNVLDVVIPNCPGLKHISLQTGRKHYLGPFESFGKIAIHDSPFDESLPRLDHINFYYTLEDILFAEVEKKEGLTWSVHRPGNIFGFSPYSLMNLVGTLCVYAAICKHEGAALRFPGCKAAWVGYSDCSDADLIAEHHIWAAVDPYAKNEAFNVSNGDVFKWKSFWKVLAEQFGVEYAEFEEGQKLTLQELMRDKGSVWDEIVRDNGLTPTKLEDVGNWWFSDIVLGGECLLDTMNKSKEHGFLGFRNSKNSFISWIDRMKAHKIIP; this is encoded by the exons ATGAGCTGGTGGTGGGCCGGAGCAATCGGCGCTGCAAAG aaaaaatttgatgaagatgaGCCACCCCCTAAGCATCAGAGCGTGGCACTGATAATTGGGGTGACAGGAATCGTGGGCAACAGCTTGGCGGAGATCTTGCCACTCGCCGACACTCCCGGCGGCCCCTGGAAAGTCTACGGTGTCGCACGCCGCCCTCGCCCCAACTGGAATGACGACAATCCGATCAACTACATCAGATGCGACGTATCCGACGCGGATGACGTCCAGGAGAAGCTTGGATCTCTCACCGACGTCACCCATGTGTTCTACGTCACCTGGGCTGATCGGTCTTCAGAGGCTGAAAATTGTGAGGTCAATGGTAGAATGTTGAAAAATGTTCTTGATGTTGTGATACCTAATTGCCCTGGTTTGAAACATATTAGTTTACAGACTGGTAGGAAGCATTACCTTGGGCCATTTGAGTCATTCGGGAAGATAGCAATTCATGATTCTCCTTTTGATGAGAGTTTACCACGGTTGGATCATATAAATTTTTACTACACACTCGAGGATATCTTGTTCGCAGAGGTGGAGAAGAAGGAAGGTTTGACATGGTCGGTGCATCGACCGGGGAACATATTCGGGTTTTCTCCTTATAGTCTGATGAATTTGGTGGGGACCCTTTGTGTTTACGCTGCTATTTGTAAGCACGAGGGGGCGGCTTTGCGGTTTCCGGGGTGTAAGGCTGCTTGGGTTGGGTACTCAGATTGCTCTGATGCGGATTTGATTGCCGAGCATCATATATGGGCAGCAGTGGATCCATACGCTAAGAATGAGGCATTTAATGTGAGTAATGGTGATGTGTTTAAATGGAAGAGCTTCTGGAAAGTGTTGGCAGAACAGTTTGGTGTGGAGTATGCGGAGTTCGAGGAGGGTCAGAAGCTGACATTACAGGAGCTGATGAGGGATAAAGGCTCGGTTTGGGACGAAATTGTGAGGGATAATGGATTGACACCGACAAAGTTAGAAGATGTTGGGAATTGGTGGTTCAGTGATATTGTGCTCGGGGGTGAGTGTTTGTTGGATACTATGAACAAGAGCAAGGAACATGGTTTTCTGGGATTCAGGAATTCCAAGAACTCATTCATTTCTTGGATTGACAGAATGAAAGCTCACAAGATCATACCTTAG